The window GTGATAATGAATGTATAAATAATTATAAACAAATGGGCCTTGGGTTTTAAATTTAATCACTTCATAATTGAAAACACAACTACAATTCTTGAAAAGAAATGTGCTATGAGCCAATCTACATAACTAAGTGAACTGGAAATAAAATCCACTTGAAatgtaaaaaaaagaagaaagaaacgaAGATTCAAATCATGTAAGGCATGATACTGCTGAAAGAAAGTGACAGCTTTGATATCGGGCTGAGTCAAGTAGGAAACGTTGTGCCTTAAAGAGGTGAGTGGTCAGTTGGAATTACTGTCAACCTGAATCATACTAAGAGGTAGCAGAGCTAGTAACATTTTAAATCTTAGGGATCATAAGAGAAAAAGCTTTGAATAAATGTTAGTCCATATCTATGGTAATTGGCATTTTCCTAGCCTAAACCTTTGTCGTTAGAATTGGTTCTACTCAAGTTGCTAAAGATCAAACCCCAACCTGTAATCGTAGTTCCACGATAACTAATCAAACCCCAACCTGTAATCGTAGTTCTACGATAACTAAGTCACCATCTCAAGTTTAGGACGGTAAGTGAGACTTAGAGACTTTCATGCATTCTTAGGTGGTTTAAATACATACAAATGGTTTTCTACATATGCAAGACTGAACTGTCATTTAGTTATATGGTGTCTGCAAAGTAATTGGGCTTTATTtgaaggggtgtgctatccacacatccctttttacttctcacacaccacttgttaatttatgtccgttgatattctttaattcatctgatccgacagccgaaaaccaaaaaggtgtgagagaagtaaaaaatgatgtgtggatatcaaCCCCTATTTGAATTAAGCTAATTAAGTTACATTATATAATTCCAATAACTTTCCTTTTATGGATTAGAATTTAGGTGTGAGTCAATATAGTTGACTAGTTGCAAGTGTTCCTTTACTACAGTGGTGGAAAAATGTTGAGTCATTGCATGACAGCATGGGTTCAAATCTTGttggtgactaatctaacatctaatctaataaaatctatcgtttgacaaaaaaaatataattgacTAGTTAACGCTTTAGAAATGAAGCCCATCTATTCTTCTGCTAATAAACTTTGAAAGGCTTCACGAAGTAAGGATCATACAAAGCTTGTCGAAAGAAAGGccagaaacaaatgaaaggcGGCATGTAAAGAGAGCCTAGGATAGGGATTTGGATGATGTCCACTCCTCCCACGACGATGCCTCGGTCATCAAGGTTCAGATCTCCAATGCGATGGTCAGTCATGTCTTGGTGGACAACAGGTATGGGGTCAACATCCTCTTTAAGGACGCAATGGAAAGGATACGAATCCTAGACAACATCAATAAGAGTAAAATCACTCTCTATAGCTTCAACAAAACTCATGTCCGATCCCTCAAAAGAGTGAGGTTGGTGGTTCAGGCAGAACCGTAATTTTGAAATTAGTTTTTCTAACAACTATCTTTTTCTTTACGAACgttttaatgtaaaaaaaacattcaaattccaaaaaaaaaaagttaggaaTATTTTAGGATCTACACACAAATAGAtaggtatttataaagttttggtgttgaatctgatttggattaattaataatattattttgaccatttaattgaatttgagtcattgagttttttttactacggttgaaattaattaattaaatttgagCAGTTGGATTCTAAAAGTAACCGAAGAGATGAGAGAGTTGAAGAATGAACACGGTCATGAAATCACATTCGCACATTGCGGTCTTATTATGTGTTGCGCCGCACTGGATAAACCTGCGCAGTAAAAATGACACGCGGGCCCTGTTGTGGCCCATTTCACATGGTTTTGCAACCGCGATGGGCCCCATTTCACCCAAAATCCTATCCGGCGAAGGTGAATACCCAAAGACCCACGCCAATCCAAAAGAATTGTTTTTCCCTCCCTCAGAATACTCTCGTTGTAGAAGAAATGGacccaaattttgaaatttattttcTCACCCCGGGTTTGGAGACGGTCATAATCGGGCCCACCCATGAGCAAATTTCCGAATTCTAATCGCTGAGGTTTTGTCCTCTCATACACACAAGTGAAGAGTACATTTTTACTCACCATcatttagtgtggtgtatgTTCACCATCTTATTTATCATCGTTAgatgaattttaattttgagatttgttcctatccactacacgaatctcgaaattgaaactcatctaacggtgataaatagaatggtaagcatacaccacactaaatgATGGTGAGCACATAATCGAGCCCACCGAAAAAAGCACAACAAAATGTGGGAAAGATGGTCGATGGCGTCGAGACGGAAGAGGCTAGAAATAGAAAACAACTGTACTCACATCCCCTCCCCAATCCCACAACCCTCACTTATTACAGTTATATTTTAGTTTTGTTATAACACGTAAAATAATACTAAGACATCACGTAACtagtatttttataaaaaattgtcAACTTCATCAATCTTAATTTTCTATTAGCATGGCAGGCTTGGAAGCTCTAAATCCTCCGTTAaattaagagtaaattgtacaaatggtccctcaaatttaatcaaattggagcaatggtccctcaactaaaaactcattacctttggtccctcaacttatcaaaacgtgcagctatggtccctcaactaaaaatccattaccattggtccctgaactttaattcaagtggagaaatggtcctttaactttaatcaaattgtagcaatggtccttccaatataactcgttttgacaaattttttgacatagttgacgaaaagaaccataattatacactttgatgagttaagggaccctaattatataaatggtcattccaacatacttattttgacaaaattttgacaaaattgatgaaaaggactatagctacatattttgataagttgagggaccaatggtaatggatttttagttgagggaccattgctccaatttgattaaagttgagggaccatttgtacaatttactcttaaatTAAATATCAAATTCTCAGTCCCCATTACTCGTACTTTTGTTCACATTTGCCGTTGCAAAAACGAAAGTATAATTCTTCTCCGGCCAATGAATGCCTGACACGCTAAAACCCGAATGCAGTGCTGACTTCTATGTCCCACGTGTCGCGGAGAGAGCGCGAGTAGAGGAACTGAGCGCGTACACTTGAGGCTGAGGGGGTCATTGTCTGTACAGTGTACAGTACTGAAGTAGCAGATGCAATTAACGCGAGAAAACTGTTTCCGGATTCTCAGTTTCAGGCCGGATAAATTCGattctactctctctctctccataagAAATGGAAGAAACGCCAAAATGTTGGAAGGAAAACAAATAGCTACTTTCGCAACAATGACCGGCTAGCTAAcgcattctctctctctctctctctctctctctcaactttgGTTCCCTCGCTTCAGCGAAAGTGATCAGTCAGACATTCtttgctttctctctctagctggTAATGGTGGTTGTGAGAGAGAAGTGcattaagagagagagaaagcaatTAGTTATCAGCAACACCAACAACAAGGAGAGGAgagaatctagagagagagagagagagagagagagagagaaatgttcAGGCTACACAAGAACAGGCCTGCTAAATCAGGGGAGAGGGTGGATTTCAAGTTCTCCCACTTTAAGGCCCTCCAGGTATTAATTTAAATCCTTCTAATTAACTGTTTGCATTTTGATTAAATTTATTGGTAATATAGTGTAAAATGTAGCATTTCTCTATCAATTCTAGATTTGTGAAGAGTGACCGGAAGTTTATGTGAATGTCTATATTTGGAAAGTGTAAAATGATCAGACCAAACTCGCACAACTGCTGAATTTTTCGATTAACAATAAATTATCTCGTTCAATTTCTATATTTGTATTATGGTTATGGACACCATATTATGTGATTATGGGATAATTATGTTGCCAGACTGTGAATCAGGACTATTGATCGAGTGGAATTATGTGTTTATCTTTATCTAATTTGCGCAACGTAACACGTCAGATATCTAGAATTATATCATTGTGTTGTGTTGAATGGGTTTGTTCTTTGAGTAGATGGAGTTGTTGATGTATTTCTGTCAACAAGTAGATATAACTTTTTTGCTTGCTTGATGATGATGTTTGGGATTGCAGGTTCCCAGAGGGTGGGACAAGCTGTTTGTATCAATTGTGTCTGTAGAAACTGGGAAACCAATTGCTAAATCAAGCAAGGCAGTGGTGCGCAACGGAAACTGTCAGTGGACTGAGACTCTTTGCGAATCTATATGGATTTCCCAAGACGAGTCTTCCAAGGAGATGGAAGATTATTTCATCAAGCTTGTCATTTCCATGGTACTGTTATTTTCGCTGATTATATATACCAGAATATGTTATTTTCGACAATTTTCTTAGTTTCTGTGACTCGATGAGGAATCTGGTTTATGTACTTGCAGTGACTCGTTTCCAGAATAAGAGTTTTTGTATTTCTGATGTTTTTTGCTGATTTCTAAATGGATTTTATAATGCTAGGGTTCGACAAGATCCGGCATCCTTGGAGAGGTTTCAGTCAATATGTCAGATTACATAAGTTCAACCTCTTCTGCTCCAGTTTCTCTTCCATTGAAAAAGTGCAGTTTTGGGACAATTTTACAGGTGCCTTTTCTATGCATTTCTTATTTTTCCAATGTACCTAGTATGCCTAATTCGCTCAAATCGTAGCAGTCTCTGCCATCTACTTATGTTGAAAATACTTGAATATGTTTTTCTCgcgtcttaaaaaaaataaaaagtgataCTTATCGCCTTAAAACATGCTTGGTTTATCTCTTTTTCTGAATGTGTGTGCTTGATACTTTCGTTGTTTGGTATGAAAAGTTCCTTTTGTACTATATTTAGCAATATGAGGGAGGATACTGGCTGGATGGCCTGTTATTGTTCATGAATATATGCATTTGAGTACTTATTTTCTCTCCAACATCTCTTTCTCCCCGCTCATTACACTAGAAATTCACCTCGGAGTTGCCTTTTCAGCAGTGTTTGCTTGTCTTTCTTGTTTGCAGGTAAAAATTAACTGCCTGACACCAAGAAAAAAGCGCAGGTTAGTATTACGCAATTGCTTGCATTAATCTTTAGATATTTAGTTTACTACTTGATAGTGAAGATTTTCTGCACATTTTTCAGTGATGAAGAGTCAAAAGAGACGAGCTATCATTCAGAAGAAGTAATTGAACATGGTCATGATGCGGACAGCAAGTCAGATGGATCTAATAGCTCCGTTGTATGGAGTGCTGGATCTTCCTCCAGAAAAGATTTTGGCTTGATCTCAAATCCTGGAGAGCCTGGGAGTCGAGTATGTTTACACTTTCCCCTAATAATTTTTCTTTCCCATTTTCTGATCGATCATGTCTTTTCATAATGCTATTACGATACAGCATTACCTGCTTCATTTGGTGGCTTTATTGGGTTTGCTTCATTCAATCCAGAGCATGATCTTAAACTTAAGAATGTTGTGTTTTTTGACACATAGATTTAGCTAATGACGATACAGCATTACCTGCTTCATTTGGTGGCTTTATTGGGTTTGTTTCATTCAATCCAGAGCATGATCTTAAACTTAAGAATGTTGTGTTTTTTGAAGCATAGATTTAGCTAATGAtgatttcatcgaaatttcatTCAGTTTTTTAGTACTGAAGTGACCAATATCTAGACCATATTAGCTTTATGTTTTGCGTGCTGCATAACCAGCTGATGGATTAAAATGCTTATTAACAGGCTCTGGTCTATCCTTACCATGGAAATTAATAAACCTTCCTCACTTCTTGTAGGATAGTAGTTTCTCCGCATCAGGTTCACATCGCAGCTATGACTCAGCAGAGGGCTCCATAAGAAGGGATAATATGTCCGCAAGAAGCAACCTTAGTGTTGAAGGCAACCACCTGATAGGAAGACAAGATTCAACCACCTCCCTAATTGGTACAACTCATGGAAATTTTCCTGCTGATATTCGTTCTCTGTCAAACCATTCATCATTTAATTCCAGGGTTAATGGTTCAGGAATTCAGACTCAGAATTCCAGGAAAGATTTTACAGAATCTTCTTTAAGCACCACTGATTCTTCTAAAAACCTTCTGGATGCGGCAGAAGTTACGATTGAAGAGTTACATGCGGAAGCTAAGATGTGGGAGAGGAACGCCAGGAAGCTAATGCTTGATTTGGATATACTGAGGGCAGAGTTCTCTGATCAGTCCAAAAAGCAGGCAAATATTCATGTGGAGCTTTCAGCAGCATATGCAGAACGCGATGGCTTGAAGAAAGAAGTTGAACACTTGCATTTGTTGCTTGAGAATGCAATGGTAAAACAAACAGCCAGTGAGGATTTAACTTCTCAGGATGGAGGAACGCCCGAGATTAAGAAGGCATTCCAAGATGAACTGAACTTTCAAAAAGAATCCACAGCCAATTTGTCCCTGCAGTTGGAGAGAAGTCAAGAATCAAATATTGAGCTGGTTTCAGTTCTCCAGGAGCTGGAAGAgacaattgaaaaacaaaaggtgGAATTGGAGAATCTTTCAGGACTACAGTCGACATTTGGTGATATGGAAAACTTGATCAATTTAACTACAGAGGAAAACAGAAATTTAAAGCTTCAGCTGCAACAATTGCAGGAATCAGAGAACAAGTTGCAAGTCGTGGTGCAACAGCTGGAACAAACCGTGGAAGAGAAAAATCATGAGATAGAGAATGGATCGAGTCTGAACGAACACTCCCTTTTGGATATTGAGACAGAATACAAAAGTAAATTGCTTTTGAAGGAACACGAAATTGTTAAACTGAAAGAAAAGGTGTCCGAGTCTCTCAAAGAAAGGCATTCTGCAGAAATGGATTCCATCACCATGAGTGGAAGTGAAGCAGATCTGATCAGTGAAATTGAGGACTTGAAAGAAAAGGTGAACGAGCTAGAACGAGATTGCAATGAGCTGACGGAAGAAAACTTAGAGCTCTTATGCAAGCTTAGGACAGCGAAGAAAAAATCGTCAGGGGGATACGCACCTGTTGAACTTCCAGCCAGTGAGCTTTTAGTCGATTCTTTTACCAGCTTTGAGTCCAAAGTGACTGAAAATAAACCCCAATTACAGAATGCAGAGGAGAAGCTTAACAAGAAAGTGCTTGGGGAGATTACAAATAATAATGATGCTTCAGTTCAAGTACTTGACGGCTTGAAAATGGAACTAGAAAGTAAAGTAAAAGAGCTGGGTAAAGAATTGACGGAGAAGATGTTTGAGATAGAAAAGCTTGAGGTGAACTTACTaaccaaagaagaagaaattggtCTTCTAAGAGGGGTACAAAATGAATTACAAGCTGAGGTTTCCAACCTTCAGAAGGAAAAAATAGAGTTAGAGGAACAGATGGAAGTTGTATTAAGGGAAGGCGATATCAGCTCTAAGTGTTTGAATGATTTGCGGAATGAATTAATGGTGCTTAGCAGAAGTGTGAATTCCCATGTTTCCACACATAAGGTACTTGAAAGGAAATCTTCAGAGCTAGAAGCTGATAAATGTGAACTGGACCTTCATCTATCAGAGTTTCAACAAGAAAACATACAGTTGTCAGCACATATTTCTGCACTTGAAGCTCAACAAAGATGCTTGACGGATGAAAAAGAGGCCAATCAGTTAGAATTAGACAATTCCCAATCTTATTCTCTGAGTCTCCAAGATGAGATTAGTAGATTAAACATTGAGATGATATCTGATAAAGTTGAACTGAAACAGAAATTAAAGGACTTAGAGAGGCAGTGGTCAGAAGCTCGAGAAGAATGTGAATTTCTGAAAAGGGCAAACCCGAAGCTACAAGGTACTGCTGAGAGCCTCATTGAGGAGTGCAATTCTATTCAGAATTCAAATGACGAGTTGAGGAAGCAAAAGCTGGAGTTGCATCAGCTCTGTTCCCTCCTGGAGGCAAAGTTGAATCAATCACAGGAGAGCTTTACAAATTGCTCCAAAAGAGTTGAAGTGCTGGAAAAAGATCTTTCTTTAATGCTGGAAAATGTCACCTCAAAAGAGGAGAGCCTGAATTCAGAATTAGATGCACTTCTTGATGAAAACATGAAATATAAGGAGAAACTTACATTGGAAGAAAGTTTGTTCAACAAGATGTATTTGGAGAAGACGATTGAAGTTGAGAGCCTTCAGGAAGAGGTAGAACGACTTACCAAGCAATTTGCTGCTactcatgaagaaagagaaggacCAGCTTCAGATGCTGTCCAGGAAGCATCCAGACTACGAACTGAGAAGGAAATGCTTCAATCTACTCTCCTAGAGTTTCAATCTAAAGCGATACAGATGGAGGATGAATTGAATATTATGAGAACAGAATCTGAAGCGAAGTTACAAGGCCTATTCGCTGAGCTTGCTGATAAACAAAATCAGGAGTCAACAACAGCTGACCATGAAAAGCTATTGAAGTTGTTGGAGAATTACAAATCAAGTGAAGCAAAACCGAAGACCAATGTGAATGATCTTGAACTAAAGCTTACAGTTTCTGATTATGAACGTCAACAGGTGGTGGAAGAATCCACCAATATGAAGGTTCAATTTGAGAAACTAACTCGTTGTCAGGAGGAAGTTTTGGCTTTCAAGAATGAGCTGGATGCAACCAAGTtcgagaaagaaaaattggaaacgTTATTGGATTCAATATCTGAGGAATGTGAAGATCTGAAGGCAGAGAAGAGTTCATTCCATGAGAAGATATCAACATTGGAGAAGGCCTTATTTGACTTGGAGGATTGCCAACGTAATAAAGTTCTCTTGGAGGAAAAATTTCTGCAGATGGAAGGTGATCTAACTGCAAAAGAGGCTTTGTGTGCACAGTATGCCGAGCTGAAGAATGAGCTCAACCAGATCAGGAGAGTCAACGAGCAGTATCAGCTGGAAATACAGCTACTTGAGGATGAG is drawn from Malus domestica chromosome 14, GDT2T_hap1 and contains these coding sequences:
- the LOC103454797 gene encoding uncharacterized protein isoform X2 codes for the protein MFRLHKNRPAKSGERVDFKFSHFKALQVPRGWDKLFVSIVSVETGKPIAKSSKAVVRNGNCQWTETLCESIWISQDESSKEMEDYFIKLVISMGSTRSGILGEVSVNMSDYISSTSSAPVSLPLKKCSFGTILQVKINCLTPRKKRSDEESKETSYHSEEVIEHGHDADSKSDGSNSSVVWSAGSSSRKDFGLISNPGEPGSRDSSFSASGSHRSYDSAEGSIRRDNMSARSNLSVEGNHLIGRQDSTTSLIGIQTQNSRKDFTESSLSTTDSSKNLLDAAEVTIEELHAEAKMWERNARKLMLDLDILRAEFSDQSKKQANIHVELSAAYAERDGLKKEVEHLHLLLENAMVKQTASEDLTSQDGGTPEIKKAFQDELNFQKESTANLSLQLERSQESNIELVSVLQELEETIEKQKVELENLSGLQSTFGDMENLINLTTEENRNLKLQLQQLQESENKLQVVVQQLEQTVEEKNHEIENGSSLNEHSLLDIETEYKSKLLLKEHEIVKLKEKVSESLKERHSAEMDSITMSGSEADLISEIEDLKEKVNELERDCNELTEENLELLCKLRTAKKKSSGGYAPVELPASELLVDSFTSFESKVTENKPQLQNAEEKLNKKVLGEITNNNDASVQVLDGLKMELESKVKELGKELTEKMFEIEKLEVNLLTKEEEIGLLRGVQNELQAEVSNLQKEKIELEEQMEVVLREGDISSKCLNDLRNELMVLSRSVNSHVSTHKVLERKSSELEADKCELDLHLSEFQQENIQLSAHISALEAQQRCLTDEKEANQLELDNSQSYSLSLQDEISRLNIEMISDKVELKQKLKDLERQWSEAREECEFLKRANPKLQGTAESLIEECNSIQNSNDELRKQKLELHQLCSLLEAKLNQSQESFTNCSKRVEVLEKDLSLMLENVTSKEESLNSELDALLDENMKYKEKLTLEESLFNKMYLEKTIEVESLQEEVERLTKQFAATHEEREGPASDAVQEASRLRTEKEMLQSTLLEFQSKAIQMEDELNIMRTESEAKLQGLFAELADKQNQESTTADHEKLLKLLENYKSSEAKPKTNVNDLELKLTVSDYERQQVVEESTNMKVQFEKLTRCQEEVLAFKNELDATKFEKEKLETLLDSISEECEDLKAEKSSFHEKISTLEKALFDLEDCQRNKVLLEEKFLQMEGDLTAKEALCAQYAELKNELNQIRRVNEQYQLEIQLLEDERSEFLRKSQALEQELKVTREEKKKHRDCSSPISSSSKGGTRVIPVGEDMKVPKNEMVRNSIHRRDFRRKPILKNGQVLGNATDQNYPYRNQHQREDDNGVEFHDESPNDVEELGLKIKLLEDELVKALEVNNTYKVQLDRCLSEARHNHADAHRNSKAEERHEYSRSSLETELKDIRERYLHMSLRYAEVEAQREELVMKLKVAKGGKRWF
- the LOC103454797 gene encoding uncharacterized protein isoform X1, coding for MFRLHKNRPAKSGERVDFKFSHFKALQVPRGWDKLFVSIVSVETGKPIAKSSKAVVRNGNCQWTETLCESIWISQDESSKEMEDYFIKLVISMGSTRSGILGEVSVNMSDYISSTSSAPVSLPLKKCSFGTILQVKINCLTPRKKRSDEESKETSYHSEEVIEHGHDADSKSDGSNSSVVWSAGSSSRKDFGLISNPGEPGSRDSSFSASGSHRSYDSAEGSIRRDNMSARSNLSVEGNHLIGRQDSTTSLIGTTHGNFPADIRSLSNHSSFNSRVNGSGIQTQNSRKDFTESSLSTTDSSKNLLDAAEVTIEELHAEAKMWERNARKLMLDLDILRAEFSDQSKKQANIHVELSAAYAERDGLKKEVEHLHLLLENAMVKQTASEDLTSQDGGTPEIKKAFQDELNFQKESTANLSLQLERSQESNIELVSVLQELEETIEKQKVELENLSGLQSTFGDMENLINLTTEENRNLKLQLQQLQESENKLQVVVQQLEQTVEEKNHEIENGSSLNEHSLLDIETEYKSKLLLKEHEIVKLKEKVSESLKERHSAEMDSITMSGSEADLISEIEDLKEKVNELERDCNELTEENLELLCKLRTAKKKSSGGYAPVELPASELLVDSFTSFESKVTENKPQLQNAEEKLNKKVLGEITNNNDASVQVLDGLKMELESKVKELGKELTEKMFEIEKLEVNLLTKEEEIGLLRGVQNELQAEVSNLQKEKIELEEQMEVVLREGDISSKCLNDLRNELMVLSRSVNSHVSTHKVLERKSSELEADKCELDLHLSEFQQENIQLSAHISALEAQQRCLTDEKEANQLELDNSQSYSLSLQDEISRLNIEMISDKVELKQKLKDLERQWSEAREECEFLKRANPKLQGTAESLIEECNSIQNSNDELRKQKLELHQLCSLLEAKLNQSQESFTNCSKRVEVLEKDLSLMLENVTSKEESLNSELDALLDENMKYKEKLTLEESLFNKMYLEKTIEVESLQEEVERLTKQFAATHEEREGPASDAVQEASRLRTEKEMLQSTLLEFQSKAIQMEDELNIMRTESEAKLQGLFAELADKQNQESTTADHEKLLKLLENYKSSEAKPKTNVNDLELKLTVSDYERQQVVEESTNMKVQFEKLTRCQEEVLAFKNELDATKFEKEKLETLLDSISEECEDLKAEKSSFHEKISTLEKALFDLEDCQRNKVLLEEKFLQMEGDLTAKEALCAQYAELKNELNQIRRVNEQYQLEIQLLEDERSEFLRKSQALEQELKVTREEKKKHRDCSSPISSSSKGGTRVIPVGEDMKVPKNEMVRNSIHRRDFRRKPILKNGQVLGNATDQNYPYRNQHQREDDNGVEFHDESPNDVEELGLKIKLLEDELVKALEVNNTYKVQLDRCLSEARHNHADAHRNSKAEERHEYSRSSLETELKDIRERYLHMSLRYAEVEAQREELVMKLKVAKGGKRWF